The genome window CCAGTTGATCTAAACAGACCAAGGAGGAGGCTCGATGATTCTAATTATCCTCCACTATATCACATTTTACAGTAGGTTACTGCCGATCACAGCGTGAGGTGACTGCTATGAAGTACGGTGGCCCAAAGGTACATCACTAAATATGTTTGTTACCtgttagaaaaagaaatgcaggaAGTAAGAAAACTGCTGTTAAACTGCACCAGTGCTTTCAAATGACTtgaatattaaaactaaactcCTCAACTTAAAGCGTGTCCAGGTTAATGTGGCTAATGCTAATGACAGGGATGGTGAGGACCGTTTGTCCTTGTGTTTTGTACCTTTGGGCCACCGTACATCCACGTTCTAGCTGGAGCattataaagacagaaacacgAGCATCATGGACATGAGAGAACTTTACCATAATTGTGTCGTAGGCTCCGGTGATGAGTGCGATGAAGAGGGACAGCACCATGTAGATGAAGAGGGAGATGAAGGTGTAAAGGTAGAGCTGGCTGAAGATCCACACCAGCGTCCCGCTTCGCTCCATCTCAGCGAACGTTACGAACATGTCGTCTCCGTTgatcagagaaaacagacactcGGACACCATGGACAGGGATCGAAACTGTACACAGAGGGTCAACGTTAGCAACGTTAACAACACTTTGTATgggtttattattatattttatttatttatgggtTTATTATGTTCTATCTACAATGTGgtttaattctttttaaaacagaacagaacgTTCACTGTGATTCACTGTTTAGTTCTTCTAATAATTAGTGGCATCAGAAAGTTTCCATAAATCTCCACTTTGAgctcatttaaatgttaattaatttaaattgtaactgtaaataatatttatagtcCCACCGTGGGTCAGAACATAAAGTCCAAAGTAGACGTGCACAGTAACACTTAGTGATGAGGCACAGTTTAGGGGTAGAAAAGCTTCAGTGGCTTCATTATTGTTAAACAGTCTGGATCCAGAACCAGGACTCTTCAGAGTTGACTGTCCAACCACACTGAGTAAGTGGACTAGAAGAAGTGACCAGCAACCAAACAGTCACTCCAACACAGCACCAGACGAACCTCTCAGTAACTCTCCACCCATCACACCTTTATGGTGGAGTGGCTGACCAGTTAGTTAGTGGTTATGGAAGCTACAGAGGACTGATGGTGATTAAGAGGATCTGTCAGGAAGACCGGGATAAACCGCTTAAACCCAGGTGTGGGAAGCTAAACCAACAAGGTTCTGCTGTAACTGCAGCCAGAGACGCTTCGAGACACAACTGAATTCTTTTGTAGATGAGAGATTTGAGATTTTGAAGTGAAAatattcttaaaataaaacatttttctattgtcacttaaatttaaatcaaCAGCAGAATAAATGTTACAGAAAGTGAAGGAGTCTGGAAACTCTCTGAAAACCATTGTAGCTATAAACGTGATGCAGGAGGACATTTTCTGGTCTGaatgactgagtgtgtgtactgtactttgGTATGATAGGGGCCCAACACAATCCATCCACAGAAGCAATATCCAAAATAAATAGCAGCCGCACAGCAGCTGAAGCGGATCACGTTGGGAAACGCAGCTCTGAGAGTCACGATCAAGATCTGTGGGGAGACGAGAGCAGGAGAGAATCCTCAGACTGATCTGATCCCTCTAACagctttgtctttatttgtgtgtgtgtgtctgttacttACGTTGTATTTCTGAAAGAAGCTCAGGTAGCGGATGACTCCAACCCACACTAGCAGAGTGGAGGTTCCCAGCAGGATACTGCACACGTCGTAAGACGACAAGTtctgaaacacaacagtgaCGTCACGAATGACCAGAAACTGTGACATCATCGCTTTCAGCACCAACACGTCATTAGTGGTCATCCTACCTTGGACTCTATCCCAATTTTGATGAAGCTGCCGATAATAGTGAAGGCATCGCTGACAATGAGCAGAATGTACCAGCCGTTGATGAACTCTATTCTGTCTCCCCAGCTCACACAGCGGCCAAGTCTGTGTTTGAAGAACTGCACGTACTCCTGGGAGGAGACATGAGACGCATTGTTATGATGTGCACGTTATTTCTCTCACTTTAAAACTGGAAAGGATCAGAAGAAACTTCCAGATAAAGGTACAAATGACAAAATCTGAATACCTGAAGATCTACAGAGATATAAAAACCTACCGTACGTTCTCATATTTATGAAGCACCTCAGAGCAGGAATTCACTCCTGACTGGCCAAAAGTCTTCAAAGTGACTTCTTTGTTCCTACTTGTATGACTAGAAGTAGATTTACCCACATTTCTACAACACGTAGGAGGTGTTGTGACTGAGCAGATGGTGTTCAGGGACATTTGTCAGACTCTTACTGACACGGGGCTTGTTAAAGATTCTCTGGGTTATAATGGAATATTgagtttttttctgcaggatCCGACTGCTCCatcaaaaaaagagaaaccacCATAACAGGATGATACAGCTTGAATACATCAGGGCTGCAAAGCACCAACATAAAGCTAATGTTAGTTGCTGTCTGTGCATCttcacagtctcagctgcacCGTGCTGTAAATtctacatgtaaatgtgtctCAGCAGGAGTCCCTTGTTGTTAGTCCTAAGTTGACTCTTTGCACTGGTCTTAAAGAAAAGTTAGACGTGACTCGTTCTTACGTGTTGCAGGATGACGCCTCTGAGGATGGAGCGCCCACACAGCAGCAGCGACAGCAGGCAGACAATGGCCACCAGCACATCGAAGAATTCCCGAGCGTAGCTCTCGGCTggcagaagaggagaagaacgAGAGGATCAAAGGCGGCCCAGATAATAACAGCTGATATCAGGAGCCCATTCAGGTGTTTCTCCACAAATCATGAGCGTGCTGCAGCTCGTCCTCCACCGCGGACTCACCGTGTCCAGACACATTGGGGTCTTTACACTCCTTTATGGAGGCCTGGTTGTGCAGACTGATCTTAACTTTGCCGCTGTGCGCTCTGTTGTCCATGAGGatctgacaacacacacaagaaccACAGTAAATGAACAACCTCGGCATGTTTCTacacggaggaggaggagcaggtcGACCGAGTGTAGTAACCAGAGGACATCTGGAGATTTTGAGGTAGAAGCTGAAATGCAGCCAccctccaaaataaaaccatacaAAGCGTATTGAATCTGCCTTTAACAGGAAAAATATATCTCGAGTGTAGTGGAACCTGGTGACTGGTCACTatcactgattttaaaataacccAAATCTGAACTGGAgaccaaacagaaaacaaatataaaaccagCAAAGGTATTTTTAGTCCTGTGACGCGTGCCGATCATAACATCTGATGAGAAAGCACAAAAACGTTTTCTAGGAAATGGCTCCATCCAGAGGCAGcgaaacaggaagtgaagacagtTCAAGTGTCTCTGTACTGTTTCATTCATgtcccctccttcctctcaaTGTTACACCGATGCTCGCTGTAACatggaacagaaacagcagaagagagAGTTCACCGTGATAGCGAAGGTGTAGCAGTCGGGGATTTCATTGTTGATGATGGTCTGAATGTTGATGGCCTTCAGCTGGAAGTCGATGGTCACGTTAATCAGCCTGGAGACAAGAAATGACAGAGacctaaataaagaaaagcactgctttttgtttctaatgttaaTATAATACAATCAGCTCTCACTTGTAAAACTTGAGAGTTAAATTCTTGGAGTCACCGTCTCCTGTAGCAGAACTGAACGACTGAGGATTCAGTCCGATGCAGTCTGGAAAAAAAGAGTCAGAAAAAAATCGCATGGGGAAGTCAGGTTTTCCAATCATCATCTTTTTCCACATCACATGAAACACAAACCGCACTTTAAACTTCCTCAAAGCATTTCAATGCATCATCATCTCCTCTAGAGCTTAACATgacttttatttgctttatttttaccACGATGCCAGAACACATCTCCCAGCACAGAGATCAGGAGCTGTGCTGCGTCCACAGGGTCTGTGTTTGCACAGACTGAACATAGTTATTGTAAATGGATTGTGTCACACTGATACATATCACGTATTGATTAGATCTGATCTGCAACAGCTTCAACATCCTTAAAATCACAATTAAAAGCTCCGGTTCTGCTTCATTTGTGGGAACGTTTCATGCACAAATATGTCAGTAAAATGTGTCAGCGTGGAGCTTCAGGTCTGCAGAGAAATCTTCAAACTAGCAAAGAACAAATGTTCCAGTCGTTTGGAGGAGACGCAACAATTAAAGCAGCAACAGTCGACTTGTCAGTGAGCAGCGAAAGGATTCAGGCTGCAGGAGGTGggacactgaaaaacatctgcTCCATGACTGATGAGTGAGGAGCTGAAGCAGACGACTGTCAGCTGCTAGAACAGAGCAGGGAACTGGACACAGACCTGAACCTGGTCTCTACTTTAACTTCAGAATCAAATACTGACACATGGAAACAGCTGGGACCGAATGTGACCATAAAATAAGAACAGGATGACgacaacatgttttattaatcttTAGTGGCCGGAGGGAAGCAGGAGTCTGACCCTCGGTTCACAGACGACTGCTCTGCGAGCTACCATCATGTCTGTTGGAGACTTCGACAGATGTGGGTCACGATTTCATCCGTACTCCAGAGAAAATTAGAAGAAAATCACCACAAATTCTGTTAAATCTCTCAAATGCGTCACTGGAGAATAAGAATCTTCTGGTTCTTGCACGTGCAGCAACTCTCTGACAGTTTTAACCTCAGTGGCCAAGAAAATACTTTATTATACCCAAAAGTGCCGTGTGTACTAGTTTGACATGCATGAATATccacacactaaataaaaaaacaagctggCGGTTTTAGTGTTGAAGGGTCAGACAGAACAAGCACAAACTGAAATTCATCCCACCTGCGACAACATGTGGGTCGATGTCGAAGGTGTCATTGACGGGGTCAATGCTGCCCTTCTTGTAGTACCTCTGGCAGAGCGACAGCGCGCTGCCGTTCACACCGACGCCCGGCACGTACGCGTAGCGCCCCAGTGAGATCTGAGGCAGAGCCATGTACTGGGAGGGAAAAGAGACCAACAGCAGTTTATCACAAGCACAAACCAAAGCTGAGTGAGTGGAAGTGCTTTAAAGGATCGTTTCGCTCTAGTCGTATCCGGACCTGCAGATCGTTTTCTATTCCTCTAAGATGGAGAAGAATTCCCTCCACACAGCCTTGAAAGTACACGTTAAGTTATTAAGTAAATAGTCTAATTATGAGGGATACTGGTGGTTTTcacacaaactaaataaacGGACACATAAACTGAAGTTATGTTAGGTTAAAGAGCGTCTGGGTGTTTTTATAGAAACATGTTCGTAATCAGAACAACTAACGTTAAATCAGCTCCTTTGAGGTTTTGCAGTAGTTTGTATGCTACTTCTGTCTTCCTGCTACCTCCTGCCTTTCTTCCTCATCAGAGGCTCATTATTCCATATTGATGAGCTcacagtgacctctgaccctgtttcagtgtttgtgatcACACACCAACAGAACAGTTCCTTCCAGTGTAAACCGTTCTCACTAGCACGAGACGGGATTTCTAGGAAACATGTTTCCAAAACGTTCTGCACGACCGGATGCTGCTGTGACTCACTGATGGTATTATTAGGCTACCTGCTTTACGGCAAACTGGATGTGGCTGTCCAGCTCGGTCTGGGTGTGGACGGCCTGATGAGCGTCGTCCTGATAACCTTTAAGGAAAAGGTGTTTGAACGCCGCCgtgttttcctctttaaacGCCACCACCATCTGGTTGCTCAGTCCGAACAACACCAACTgcagaaatgaagaagaaaggagTTTGATAATCAGGCAAACGaaggaaaaaagacacaaatcGTGATGTGAGCTGGTTCAGAATAGAGCGTCTCCACCTGCACAGTCACTATGATGattttcagcagctgcaggccCAGTTTGAACGGCTTTCGCCCCTTGGCGTGATACTTGTCACAAGGACTCATGAAGAAGTACTTGAGTTTCCTCCTCAgggcctcctcctcctcttcctcctgctgctgctgctgccggaTCTCAGGGCCCAACAGACCAGAGGGACCCCCACCCCCAAGAAGGTCCTGGGATCCATAGTGGGCCACAGAGGAGAGCAGTCGGTCCTTCTCtgggaaacagaaacatggGGACTGGTTAAAGCCCACATGTAAAACCTGGAACTAATCTGAATGTTTGAGGATTTAGAAACAGAACCTCTAATAAGTTAGAACTGAAACACATCAGGGTCACAACGACCAACGTCCAGCTAGCACAGACGTTCTGTAACTGTGAGAGAAACAGTAACTCTCCACGGCAGCAGGTGGCGGTGGTCTGTACTCATCACTCAGCTTCTTTATGTTGTGAAGTTATGTTTAAATTGGATCATTTAGGTGATGGAGATGAAAATTGAGATGAGGCTTCTGTGCAAGAGTTCGTTTACTGTCatcacttctgtttctctttgtgtgaagGAGACGCTCAGACCCCCCCACTAACAGCTACAGGACATAAAGCCTCAAACCTTCGGATTACTTCCAGGTTTACCTGAAAATGTTTCTATGTGGTCTTGGACCAAAACTCTAAtgatgttaaatattttcttgtttCGACACCTCAGATCAGAATCTGTATTTCTGGTCTtattaatgtgttgttgttttttttgtggctCTCGCTGTAACACATAGTTCAGGAGGATGGACACGGACAAATAGATACAACAGAAGAAAGCAGATGCAGATCTCTATGTACAGCGGAGTAAAACATATGAACATGTGAATTTGCCGCTTTTCTTCAGTCCAACATAAATGTTTGTGAGTGTTGGTGCAAAaaactaatattaataataataaattaataataatatcagtGAGTAACTGCTCCTCTTTAGTCTTAATCATCATAAACACATGGACAGAAATGAGATTCATCTCCTGCAGTAAAGAACAGACCTTaaatttaaataacttttatttattttctttcatttaacaGATTAAATTCATGCTCATAGAAATAACCTGCCTCCTTCATGTCCCCTCCTTCATAAGTCCCTCAGGGTTGTTTGTCAGACTTTGATCATCCTACAGCTGACACCAACACCCTGTGTAAAACTGGTGGAATGCACCTTTAAGCTCAGGCTCTCTGTGTGTAATAAACTGAACAGGATCTGAAGCAGCAGACGAAGCTGTTTGTTGACAGTGAGcatttctttgttgttgcagAAGAACAATGCGAatcccacccccccccccccccccaccccacagaAGCCCGATAAGAAACCTGCTGACGAACCTGTGGCCTCCTCGTCCTGGACGCTGCTGTAAGCTGAAGATGTCATGATGCTGCTCGATCCCTCATCATGGGTGCGGACACATGTTCGGCTGTAGCAGACACGGTCCTCGGTGTCGCAGTGTGTGGAtgacacacaggtaaacacacacacaaacacgtagAGCTCACATCCGGTCTGTGGGCTGCGGCTCTGCTGCCGCCATGTTGCAGCGGGGTTCAGCACAGACTGCACGAAGCACCAGTTTTCTAATTTTCTAGTTTGATATTTTTGGTGAAAGAAAGAGCAGATGTGaatttatttcattctttcagTTATTGATCCTTGTCCATTAAACTAAAAAAGTAATATATGTGATGTAATGATTTCTTCTTTGGGACCAATAAAATCTTGTTGAATCTTaaatcttctcttctcttacaATTGAATCTATAGAAAATTGACCTACATCACAAAAACTACTCCACCTGGTGTTTTCAGGTAACCATtaacttttgtgttttctaattataactaaaatgatgatgatgatgagatgaagaaaaggaaaagcagtAATGTATATATTACTACATGAATATCTAAATAACTGCCTCTTCGTGTCTTTTCCCTCCCATTCATTCATTACTGTATAATTCtagtacaaatacacacagaataCACTGCTGTACTGCAGTCTGTCCGAACATCACATCAACTAATCAACAGTGATTTGAATAGTAAATCAACCTCCTGCATTAGGTCGAGACCCCGCACCAAAATGGCGGCCGCGTTGACGCGTGGCAGCAGTGGACGGCAGGAACCTACGTGCACTGTACGTAACTGTCTTTAAACCAATCAAATCCCAGCTTCGTGGTGGTCATGTGACTTCATCACGTGACCGATGTCTGCGCCGAAATTTTTTTTCAAACGCTAAaattcaagaaaacaaaacacaagaaaaattTTATAGCATATTTACACGTGTATGCAGGTAAAATGATGATATTTTTCTTGACGTTTTGACTTTggtataaatgataaaataataaaaatgaagctgaaataaaacgtgtctctaaataaataaaactttaaataatgtaatttttttgtggttgtttattttattatttaaatgtttattttgcatCTGTTAGAGTAACAGACTCTGTCACTCATCCATCCAGTCACAGGAGGAAATATGTCCCACACCAAACACCGGCCTCTGTGATTTCTCCTGTCACGACTTGTTACACGTGAACACGAGCGTTATCAGTAAATATTGATAAATCTTAcaatataattacatttctttaattaaaaattacCTTTTGGCTTTTTCCCCAAAAATCTCAGTTTAACTgaatttcagcattttttcttCCCAgcttcatgcttttattttggagatcTCTTCCTGTCATTCCTGTTCTGTTGTCCTCTTACTGTGTGCTCTCCAGCCTTTCTGCTCATCATTGAACACATGTTTCCTTCTGCCCACCGACAGTGTCAGACTGACTCAACTGCTCCAGAACTTCAGATCTCCTACCTCTCCTGGGGAGGTTGATGCAGGATGCAGGACACTGTCTTGGCAGAACCTTATCTTAGCACTGGCCTTCTGTCATGGAACATCTTATCTCTGTACTTGGCACTGGTTCTTCTAACCATGACCAGCTGGATGGGGAAGGCAGATGAATAAAGTGAAACGACGCTATTCCAAAAAAGTTGAACAATGTATAAAACCGGCATAAATATAAGAGAAGTATAAGAATACAAATCTCATAAACccttattttattcacaatagaacatAGGAAACATAAAAAACGTTTTAACTAAGAAATTGTACAATTTTAATGGGAACATGTCACTAAACAGTTGGGAGAGGGTCGTATTTACCACCGTGTAACATCACCTCTTCTTTTAAAACTGCTGGAGGATTGGGAGATGAATTATGTTCAATTTTTGCCTGATACAGGATTCTAACTGCTCAACAGTCCTTCTTTGCCCATGGAAACTCCACCTAAATCTAAACCCTCAGTGAACCAGAAGGAGTTGCACGTCTGGTCTCTGTTCTCTAGTTAAACTGCTTTGGCCTGTTAGTGACTATCGAGGCTAACATGGCTCCTTTTGTGTTGTAAGAtgcaccaaatgttttcagGTGGTGAAAAGTCTGGACTACAGAGATGCAGAATGTGGTTTAgtattgtcctgctgaaatatgaaatgtctTTCCCCTTAAAAGATGTTGTCTGGATGGGAGCACATGCTGCTGTGTAACCTGGATCCTTCAGCATTGATGGTTTGCTTAAGTACAGCTGCACCAACGTATTTGCTAGAATACATGTTAACGTAGTGCCATAAGTTTTTAAAACTGCGTGGTGGAAGTAAGGATTCAGGAAAGTCTGCAAATGTGTAACTTTGCATCGAAACAAGCTTTTGAGCTTTTTACTTCTCTCCTGTAGAGAGAGCAGCTCACCTGTGAAATGCAGATACCTTCACAGTGTTCAGGTTAAGAGCCAAGAATTATCCAGGTCAGCCCTCGCATGTGAAGGACAAACAATTTAATGCGGCTGCTGTGCAGGTGCCATTTTCCCAGCTGTTTAAATACAGGTGTACCTCCACTCCAGCTGTTGCATAATCACCCACTTACTGTGCATGTATAtaaaggacagagaaaacaaggTGACAGATATCTGAAGCTGTTCAGGATGGATTCAGGCTGCTGGAAACTGACTCTGACCCTTGTTGTGGTCTTtgtcagctcacacacacaaggtaagAATATTGGTTTCTACTTTCCACTGCAGTTTACTGTCTAGTCCAAGAGTCTTGTAAT of Anabas testudineus chromosome 8, fAnaTes1.2, whole genome shotgun sequence contains these proteins:
- the mcoln1b gene encoding mucolipin-1, whose product is MTSSAYSSVQDEEATEKDRLLSSVAHYGSQDLLGGGGPSGLLGPEIRQQQQQEEEEEEALRRKLKYFFMSPCDKYHAKGRKPFKLGLQLLKIIIVTVQLVLFGLSNQMVVAFKEENTAAFKHLFLKGYQDDAHQAVHTQTELDSHIQFAVKQYMALPQISLGRYAYVPGVGVNGSALSLCQRYYKKGSIDPVNDTFDIDPHVVADCIGLNPQSFSSATGDGDSKNLTLKFYKLINVTIDFQLKAINIQTIINNEIPDCYTFAITILMDNRAHSGKVKISLHNQASIKECKDPNVSGHAESYAREFFDVLVAIVCLLSLLLCGRSILRGVILQHEYVQFFKHRLGRCVSWGDRIEFINGWYILLIVSDAFTIIGSFIKIGIESKNLSSYDVCSILLGTSTLLVWVGVIRYLSFFQKYNILIVTLRAAFPNVIRFSCCAAAIYFGYCFCGWIVLGPYHTKFRSLSMVSECLFSLINGDDMFVTFAEMERSGTLVWIFSQLYLYTFISLFIYMVLSLFIALITGAYDTIMAQTQEQVRVSDLHAFIAECTDTPSSGKFRGPEGSSCSFLCCCEW